Proteins encoded by one window of Pan troglodytes isolate AG18354 chromosome 16, NHGRI_mPanTro3-v2.0_pri, whole genome shotgun sequence:
- the MAPKBP1 gene encoding mitogen-activated protein kinase-binding protein 1 isoform X4 — protein MAVEGSTITSRIKNLLRSPSIKLRRSKAGNRREDLSSKVTLEKVLGITVSGGRGLACDPRSGLVAYPAGCVVVLFNPRKHKQHHILNSSRKTITALAFSPDGKYLVTGESGHMPAVRVWDVAEHSQVAELQEHKYGVACVAFSPSAKYIVSVGYQHDMIVNVWAWKKNIVVASNKVSSRVTAVSFSEDCSYFVTAGNRHIKFWYLDDSKTSKVNATVPLLGRSGLLGELRNNLFTDVACGRGKKADSTFCITSSGLLCEFSDRRLLDKWVELRTTVAHCISVSQDYIFCGCADGTVRLFNPSNLHFLSTLPRPHALGTDIASVTEASRLFSGVANARYPDTIALTFDPTNQWLSCVYNDHSIYVWDVRDPKKVGKVYSALYHSSCVWSVEVYPEVKDSNQACLPPSSFITCSSDNTIRLWNTESSGVHGSTLHRNILSSDLIKIIYVDGNTQALLDTELPGGDKADASLLDPRVGIRSVCVSPNGQHLASGDRMGTLRVHELQSLSEMLKVEAHDSEILCLEYSKPDTGLKLLASASRDRLIHVLDAGREYSLQQTLDEHSSSITAVKFAASDGQVRMISCGADKSIYFRTAQKSGDGVQFTRTHHVVRKTTLYDMDVEPSWKYTAIGCQDRNIRIFNISSGKQKKLFKGSQGEDGTLIKVQTDPSGIYIATSCSDKNLSIFDFSSGECVATMFGHSEIVTGMKFSNDCKHLISVSGDSCIFVWRLSSEMTISMRQRLAELRQRQRGGKQQGPSSPQRASGPNRHQAPSMLSPGPALSSDSDKEGEDEGTEEELPALPVLAKSTKKALALVSSPALPRSLSHWEMSRAQESVGFLDPAPAANPGPRRRGRWVQPGVELSVRSMLDLRQLETLAPSLQDPSRDSLAIIPSGPRKHGQQALETSLTSQNEKPPRPQASQPCSYPHIIRLLSQEEGVFAQDLEPAPIEDGIVYPEPSDNPTMDTSEFQVQAPARGTLGRVYPGSRSSEKHSPDSACSVDYSSSCLSSPEHPTEDSESTEPLSVDGISSDLEEPAEGDEEEEEEEGGMGPYGLQEGSPQTPDQEQFLKQHFETLASGAAPGAPVQVPERSESRSISSRFLLQVQTRPLREPSPSSSSLALMSRPAQVPQASGEQPRGNGANPPGAPPEVEPSSGNPSPQQAASVLLPRCRLNPDSSWAPKRVATASPFSGLQKAQSVHSLVPQERHEASLQTPSPGALLSREIEAQDGLGSLPPADGRPSRPHSYQNPTTSSMAKISRSISVGENLGLVAEPRTHAPIRVSPLSKLALPSRAHLVLDIPKPLPDRPTLAAFSPVTKGRAPGEAEKPGFPVGLGKAHSTTERWACLGEGTTPKPRTECQAHPGPSSPCAQQLPVSSLFQGPENLQPPPPEKTPNPMGCTKPGAALSQDSEPAVSLEQCEQLVAELRGSVRQAVRLYHSVAGCKMPSAEQSRIAQLLRDTFSSVRQELEAVAGAVLSSPGSSPGAVGAEQTQALLEQYSELLLRAVERRMERKL, from the exons GTGTGTGGTTGTGTTGTTCAATCCCCGGAAACACAAACAGCACCACATCCTCAACAGTTCCAG GAAAACCATCACTGCCCTTGCCTTCTCCCCTGATGGCAAGTACTTGGTCACTGGAGAG AGTGGGCACATGCCTGCCGTGCGGGTTTGGGACGTGGCAGAGCACAGCCAGGTGGCCGAGCTGCAGGAGCACAAGTATGGTGTGGCTTGTGTGGCCTTCTCTCCTAGCGCCAAGTACATTGTCTCTGTGGGCTACCAGCATGACATGATCGTCAACGTGTGGGCCTGGAAG AAAAACATTGTGGTGGCCTCCAACAAGGTGTCCAGTCGGGTGACAGCAGTGTCCTTCTCTGAGGATTGCAGCTACTTTGTCACTGCAGGCAACCGGCACATCAAATTCTGGTATCTCGATGACAGCAAGACCTCAAAG GTGAATGCCACTGTGCCCTTGCTGGGCCGCTCAGGGCTGCTGGGAGAGCTACGGAACAACCTATTCACTGATGTGGCCTGTGGCAGAGGAAAGAAGGCGGACAGTACCTTCTGCATCACGTCCTCAGGGCTGCTGTGCGAGTTCAGTGATCGAAGGCTTTTGGACAAGTGGGTGGAGCTGAGG ACCACAGTGGCCCACTGCATCTCTGTGAGCCAAGACTACATCTTCTGTGGCTGTGCTGATGGCACCGTGCGCCTTTTCAACCCCTCTAACCTGCACTTCCTTAGCACCTTGCCCCGACCCCATGCTCTGGGGACAGACATTGCTAGCGTCACCGAGGCCAG TCGCCTCTTCTCTGGAGTGGCGAATGCCAGGTATCCAGACACCATTGCCTTGACCTTTGATCCTACTAATCAGTGGCTGTCTTGTGTGTACAACGATCATAGCATTTATGTTTGGGATGTGAGGGACCCCAAGAAAGTGGGCAAGGTGTACTCGGCTCTGTATCATTCTTCCTGCGTCTGGAGTGTGGAG GTCTACCCCGAGGTGAAGGACAGTAACCAGGCCTGCCTGCCCCCCAGTTCCTTTATTACCTGCTCCTCAGACAACACCATCCGCCTGTGGAACACAGAGAGCTCCGGGGTGCATGGCTCCACCCTCCACCGAAACATCCTCAGCAGT GACCTCATTAAAATCATCTATGTGGATGGGAACACCCAGGCCCTGCTGGACACAGAGCTGCCTGGAGGAGACAAAGCTGATGCATCCCTGTTGGATCCCCGTGTGGGCATCCGCTCGGTGTGTGTCAGCCCCAATGGACAGCATCTAGCATCAGGGGACCGTATGGGCACACTTAG GGTGCACGAACTTCAGTCCCTGAGTGAGATGCTGAAGGTGGAGGCCCATGACTCTGAGATTCTGTGCCTGGAGTATTCTAAGCCAGACACAG GTCTGAAACTGCTAGCATCGGCGAGCCGGGACCGGCTGATCCATGTGCTGGATGCCGGGCGGGAGTACAGCCTACAGCAGACGCTGGACGAACACTCATCCTCCATCACTGCTGTCAAGTTTGCAG CCAGTGATGGGCAAGTCCGCATGATCAGCTGTGGAGCAGACAAGAGCATCTACTTCCGCACTGCGCAGAAG TCTGGAGATGGAGTGCAGTTCACACGGACACACCACGTGGTGCGGAAGACGACCCTCTATGACATGGATGTGGAGCCCAGCTGGAAGTACACGGCTATCGGCTGCCAGGACCGAAATATTCG GATATTTAACATCAGCAGTGGAAAGCAGAAGAAGCTGTTTAAAGGGTCACAGGGTGAGGACGGCACACTCATTAAG GTGCAGACAGACCCCTCAGGGATCTACATTGCCACCAGCTGTTCTGACAAGAATCTCTCCATTTTTGACTTCTCCTCAGGCGAGTGCGTGGCCACCATGTTTGGCCACTCAG AGATTGTCACTGGCATGAAATTTAGTAATGATTGTAAACATCTCATCTCTGTGTCTGGGGACAG CTGCATATTTGTGTGGCGCCTGAGCTCTGAGATGACCATCAGCATGAGGCAGCGTCTGGCCGAGTTGCGCCAGCGTCAGCGGGGCGGCAAGCAGCAAGGACCATCCTCTCCCCAAAGGGCTTCTGGACCCAACCG GCACCAGGCCCCATCAATGCTGTCTCCTGGACCGGCTCTCTCATCAGACAGTGACAAGGAGGGAGAAGATGAGGGGACTGAAGAAGAACTTCCAGCACTGCCCGTCCTTGCCAAGAGTACCAAGAAGGCACTGG CCTTGGTCTCCAGCCCAGCCTTGCCCCGAAGCCTGTCCCACTGGGAGATGAGTCGG gcacaGGAGTCCGTGGGGTTCCTGGACCCAGCTCCTGCAGCCAACCCAGGACCCAGAAGAAGAGGGCGCTGGGTTCAGCCAGGTGTGGAACTGAGCGTTAGATCCATGCTGGATCTGCGGCAGCTGGAAACACTGGCCCCAAGCCTGCAGGACCCTAGCCGGGACTCGCTGGCCATCATCCCATCTGGTCCCAGGAAGCATGGGCAGCAGGCCCTTGAGACTTCACTCACTAGCCAG AATGAAAAGCCCCCTCGGCCTCAGGCTTCCCAACCTTGTTCCTATCCCCATATTATCCGATTATTGTCACAAGAGGAAGGGGTCTTTGCCCAAGATCTGGAACCTGCACCCATTGAAGATGGTATTGTCTACCCGGAGCCGAGTGACAACCCCACCATGGATACCAG TGAGTTCCAAGTGCAGGCTCCAGCCCGGGGAACTCTGGGAAGAGTGTACCCAGGCAGCAGGAGCTCAGAAAAGCACAGCCCTGACAGTGCCTGCTCTGTGGATTACAGCAGCAGCTGCCTTTCCAGCCCGGAGCACCCCACTGAAG aCTCTGAGAGCACGGAGCCCCTCAGTGTGGATGGCATCTCCTCAGACCTTGAAGAGCCAGCTGAGGGcgatgaagaagaggaagaagaggagggaggcaTGGGCCCCTATGGGCTACAGGAGGGCAGCCCCCAGACTCCAGACCAGGAGCAGTTTCTAAAACAGCACTTTGAGACTCTGGCCAGTGGAGCTGCTCCAG GGGCCCCAGTGCAGGTCCCAGAGAGGTCAGAGTCTCGGAGTATCTCTTCACGATTCCTGTTGCAAGTACAGACCCGCCCACTCAG GGAACCATCCCCGTCCTCCTCAAGCCTGGCACTGATGTCGAGACCAGCCCAGGTGCCACAGGCATCTGGTGAGCAGCCGAGAGGCAATGGTGCCAATCCCCCTGGAGCACCCCCGGAGGTGGAACCGTCCTCTGGCAACCCCAGCCCCCAGCAGGCAGCCTCTGTGCTGTTGCCACGATGCCGTCTCAACCCTGACAGCAGCTGGGCTCCCAAGAGAGTGGCCACAGCCAGCCCCTTTTCTGGACTCCAGAAGGCCCAGTCTGTGCACAGTCTGGTGCCACAGG AAAGACATGAGGCCAGTCTGCAGACCCCTTCACCAGGCGCACTGCTGTCTCGGGAGATCGAAGCTCAGGATGGTCTGGGCTCCCTGCCCCCAGCTGATGGCCGTCCGTCTCGGCCTCACTCCTATCAGAACCCCACCACCAGTTCCATGGCCAAGATATCTCGCAGTATCTCTGTTGGGGAGAACCTGGGCCTGGTGGCTGAACCTCGAACTCATGCCCCCATCCGAGTCTCACCACTCAGCAAGCTGGCCCTGCCCAGCCGGGCTCACCTGGTCCTGGACATCCCCAAACCACTGCCTGACCGTCCTACCCTGGCTGCATTCTCTCCTGTCACCAAAGGCCGGGCCCCTGGCGAGGCAGAAAAGCCTGGCTTCCCGGTGGGCCTAGGAAAAGCTCACAGTACAACTGAGAGATGGGCCTGTTTGGGGGAGGGCACCACTCCCAAGCCTAGGACAGAGTGCCAGGCTCATCCTGGGCCCagcagcccctgtgcccagcaacTGCCAGTCAGCAGCCTCTTCCAAGGCCCTGAAAACttgcagcccccaccccctgagAAGACTCCCAACCCCATGGGATGCACCAAGCCAGGGGCAGCCCTGAGCCAGGACTCAG AGCCAGCGGTGAGCCTGGAGCAGTGTGAGCAGCTGGTGGCAGAGCTCCGCGGCAGCGTGCGCCAGGCAGTGCGGCTCTACCACTCG GTGGCTGGCTGCAAGATGCCCTCAGCAGAGCAAAGTCGGATTGCCCAGCTCCTCAGAGACACCTTCTCTTCAGTGCGACAGGAGCTGGAAGCTGTGGCTGGGGCAGTGCTGTCCAGCCCAGGCAGCAGCCCTGGGGCTGTGGGAGCCGAGCAGACACAGGCCCTGCTGGAGCAATACTCAGAACTGTTGCTTCGAGCCGTGGAACGGCGTATGGAACGCAAACTCTGA
- the MAPKBP1 gene encoding mitogen-activated protein kinase-binding protein 1 isoform X5, translating to MAVEGSTITSRIKNLLRSPSIKLRRSKAGNRREDLSSKVTLEKVLGITVSGGRGLACDPRSGLVAYPAGCVVVLFNPRKHKQHHILNSSRKTITALAFSPDGKYLVTGESGHMPAVRVWDVAEHSQVAELQEHKYGVACVAFSPSAKYIVSVGYQHDMIVNVWAWKKNIVVASNKVSSRVTAVSFSEDCSYFVTAGNRHIKFWYLDDSKTSKVNATVPLLGRSGLLGELRNNLFTDVACGRGKKADSTFCITSSGLLCEFSDRRLLDKWVELRNIDSFTTTVAHCISVSQDYIFCGCADGTVRLFNPSNLHFLSTLPRPHALGTDIASVTEASRLFSGVANARYPDTIALTFDPTNQWLSCVYNDHSIYVWDVRDPKKVGKVYSALYHSSCVWSVEVYPEVKDSNQACLPPSSFITCSSDNTIRLWNTESSGVHGSTLHRNILSSDLIKIIYVDGNTQALLDTELPGGDKADASLLDPRVGIRSVCVSPNGQHLASGDRMGTLRVHELQSLSEMLKVEAHDSEILCLEYSKPDTGLKLLASASRDRLIHVLDAGREYSLQQTLDEHSSSITAVKFAASDGQVRMISCGADKSIYFRTAQKSGDGVQFTRTHHVVRKTTLYDMDVEPSWKYTAIGCQDRNIRIFNISSGKQKKLFKGSQGEDGTLIKVQTDPSGIYIATSCSDKNLSIFDFSSGECVATMFGHSEIVTGMKFSNDCKHLISVSGDSCIFVWRLSSEMTISMRQRLAELRQRQRGGKQQGPSSPQRASGPNRHQAPSMLSPGPALSSDSDKEGEDEGTEEELPALPVLAKSTKKALALVSSPALPRSLSHWEMSRAQESVGFLDPAPAANPGPRRRGRWVQPGVELSVRSMLDLRQLETLAPSLQDPSRDSLAIIPSGPRKHGQQALETSLTSQNEKPPRPQASQPCSYPHIIRLLSQEEGVFAQDLEPAPIEDGIVYPEPSDNPTMDTRQGSCPSQTSCPRLPLPAGVQRGCCLPLLTAFSSPCWNPDSEFQVQAPARGTLGRVYPGSRSSEKHSPDSACSVDYSSSCLSSPEHPTEDSESTEPLSVDGISSDLEEPAEGDEEEEEEEGGMGPYGLQEGSPQTPDQEQFLKQHFETLASGAAPGAPVQVPERSESRSISSRFLLQVQTRPLREPSPSSSSLALMSRPAQVPQASGEQPRGNGANPPGAPPEVEPSSGNPSPQQAASVLLPRCRLNPDSSWAPKRVATASPFSGLQKAQSVHSLVPQERHEASLQTPSPGALLSREIEAQDGLGSLPPADGRPSRPHSYQNPTTSSMAKISRSISVGENLGLVAEPRTHAPIRVSPLSKLALPSRAHLVLDIPKPLPDRPTLAAFSPVTKGRAPGEAEKPGFPVGLGKAHSTTERWACLGEGTTPKPRTECQAHPGPSSPCAQQLPVSSLFQGPENLQPPPPEKTPNPMGCTKPGAALSQDSGP from the exons GTGTGTGGTTGTGTTGTTCAATCCCCGGAAACACAAACAGCACCACATCCTCAACAGTTCCAG GAAAACCATCACTGCCCTTGCCTTCTCCCCTGATGGCAAGTACTTGGTCACTGGAGAG AGTGGGCACATGCCTGCCGTGCGGGTTTGGGACGTGGCAGAGCACAGCCAGGTGGCCGAGCTGCAGGAGCACAAGTATGGTGTGGCTTGTGTGGCCTTCTCTCCTAGCGCCAAGTACATTGTCTCTGTGGGCTACCAGCATGACATGATCGTCAACGTGTGGGCCTGGAAG AAAAACATTGTGGTGGCCTCCAACAAGGTGTCCAGTCGGGTGACAGCAGTGTCCTTCTCTGAGGATTGCAGCTACTTTGTCACTGCAGGCAACCGGCACATCAAATTCTGGTATCTCGATGACAGCAAGACCTCAAAG GTGAATGCCACTGTGCCCTTGCTGGGCCGCTCAGGGCTGCTGGGAGAGCTACGGAACAACCTATTCACTGATGTGGCCTGTGGCAGAGGAAAGAAGGCGGACAGTACCTTCTGCATCACGTCCTCAGGGCTGCTGTGCGAGTTCAGTGATCGAAGGCTTTTGGACAAGTGGGTGGAGCTGAGG AACATAGACAGCTTCACA ACCACAGTGGCCCACTGCATCTCTGTGAGCCAAGACTACATCTTCTGTGGCTGTGCTGATGGCACCGTGCGCCTTTTCAACCCCTCTAACCTGCACTTCCTTAGCACCTTGCCCCGACCCCATGCTCTGGGGACAGACATTGCTAGCGTCACCGAGGCCAG TCGCCTCTTCTCTGGAGTGGCGAATGCCAGGTATCCAGACACCATTGCCTTGACCTTTGATCCTACTAATCAGTGGCTGTCTTGTGTGTACAACGATCATAGCATTTATGTTTGGGATGTGAGGGACCCCAAGAAAGTGGGCAAGGTGTACTCGGCTCTGTATCATTCTTCCTGCGTCTGGAGTGTGGAG GTCTACCCCGAGGTGAAGGACAGTAACCAGGCCTGCCTGCCCCCCAGTTCCTTTATTACCTGCTCCTCAGACAACACCATCCGCCTGTGGAACACAGAGAGCTCCGGGGTGCATGGCTCCACCCTCCACCGAAACATCCTCAGCAGT GACCTCATTAAAATCATCTATGTGGATGGGAACACCCAGGCCCTGCTGGACACAGAGCTGCCTGGAGGAGACAAAGCTGATGCATCCCTGTTGGATCCCCGTGTGGGCATCCGCTCGGTGTGTGTCAGCCCCAATGGACAGCATCTAGCATCAGGGGACCGTATGGGCACACTTAG GGTGCACGAACTTCAGTCCCTGAGTGAGATGCTGAAGGTGGAGGCCCATGACTCTGAGATTCTGTGCCTGGAGTATTCTAAGCCAGACACAG GTCTGAAACTGCTAGCATCGGCGAGCCGGGACCGGCTGATCCATGTGCTGGATGCCGGGCGGGAGTACAGCCTACAGCAGACGCTGGACGAACACTCATCCTCCATCACTGCTGTCAAGTTTGCAG CCAGTGATGGGCAAGTCCGCATGATCAGCTGTGGAGCAGACAAGAGCATCTACTTCCGCACTGCGCAGAAG TCTGGAGATGGAGTGCAGTTCACACGGACACACCACGTGGTGCGGAAGACGACCCTCTATGACATGGATGTGGAGCCCAGCTGGAAGTACACGGCTATCGGCTGCCAGGACCGAAATATTCG GATATTTAACATCAGCAGTGGAAAGCAGAAGAAGCTGTTTAAAGGGTCACAGGGTGAGGACGGCACACTCATTAAG GTGCAGACAGACCCCTCAGGGATCTACATTGCCACCAGCTGTTCTGACAAGAATCTCTCCATTTTTGACTTCTCCTCAGGCGAGTGCGTGGCCACCATGTTTGGCCACTCAG AGATTGTCACTGGCATGAAATTTAGTAATGATTGTAAACATCTCATCTCTGTGTCTGGGGACAG CTGCATATTTGTGTGGCGCCTGAGCTCTGAGATGACCATCAGCATGAGGCAGCGTCTGGCCGAGTTGCGCCAGCGTCAGCGGGGCGGCAAGCAGCAAGGACCATCCTCTCCCCAAAGGGCTTCTGGACCCAACCG GCACCAGGCCCCATCAATGCTGTCTCCTGGACCGGCTCTCTCATCAGACAGTGACAAGGAGGGAGAAGATGAGGGGACTGAAGAAGAACTTCCAGCACTGCCCGTCCTTGCCAAGAGTACCAAGAAGGCACTGG CCTTGGTCTCCAGCCCAGCCTTGCCCCGAAGCCTGTCCCACTGGGAGATGAGTCGG gcacaGGAGTCCGTGGGGTTCCTGGACCCAGCTCCTGCAGCCAACCCAGGACCCAGAAGAAGAGGGCGCTGGGTTCAGCCAGGTGTGGAACTGAGCGTTAGATCCATGCTGGATCTGCGGCAGCTGGAAACACTGGCCCCAAGCCTGCAGGACCCTAGCCGGGACTCGCTGGCCATCATCCCATCTGGTCCCAGGAAGCATGGGCAGCAGGCCCTTGAGACTTCACTCACTAGCCAG AATGAAAAGCCCCCTCGGCCTCAGGCTTCCCAACCTTGTTCCTATCCCCATATTATCCGATTATTGTCACAAGAGGAAGGGGTCTTTGCCCAAGATCTGGAACCTGCACCCATTGAAGATGGTATTGTCTACCCGGAGCCGAGTGACAACCCCACCATGGATACCAGGCAAGGATCCTGCCCTAGCCAGACCTCGTGCCCCCGTCTTCCCCTCCCT GCAGGAGTCCAGCGGGGCTGCTGCCTACCCCTGCTCACTGCCTTTTCTTCTCCTTGCTGGAATCCTGACAGTGAGTTCCAAGTGCAGGCTCCAGCCCGGGGAACTCTGGGAAGAGTGTACCCAGGCAGCAGGAGCTCAGAAAAGCACAGCCCTGACAGTGCCTGCTCTGTGGATTACAGCAGCAGCTGCCTTTCCAGCCCGGAGCACCCCACTGAAG aCTCTGAGAGCACGGAGCCCCTCAGTGTGGATGGCATCTCCTCAGACCTTGAAGAGCCAGCTGAGGGcgatgaagaagaggaagaagaggagggaggcaTGGGCCCCTATGGGCTACAGGAGGGCAGCCCCCAGACTCCAGACCAGGAGCAGTTTCTAAAACAGCACTTTGAGACTCTGGCCAGTGGAGCTGCTCCAG GGGCCCCAGTGCAGGTCCCAGAGAGGTCAGAGTCTCGGAGTATCTCTTCACGATTCCTGTTGCAAGTACAGACCCGCCCACTCAG GGAACCATCCCCGTCCTCCTCAAGCCTGGCACTGATGTCGAGACCAGCCCAGGTGCCACAGGCATCTGGTGAGCAGCCGAGAGGCAATGGTGCCAATCCCCCTGGAGCACCCCCGGAGGTGGAACCGTCCTCTGGCAACCCCAGCCCCCAGCAGGCAGCCTCTGTGCTGTTGCCACGATGCCGTCTCAACCCTGACAGCAGCTGGGCTCCCAAGAGAGTGGCCACAGCCAGCCCCTTTTCTGGACTCCAGAAGGCCCAGTCTGTGCACAGTCTGGTGCCACAGG AAAGACATGAGGCCAGTCTGCAGACCCCTTCACCAGGCGCACTGCTGTCTCGGGAGATCGAAGCTCAGGATGGTCTGGGCTCCCTGCCCCCAGCTGATGGCCGTCCGTCTCGGCCTCACTCCTATCAGAACCCCACCACCAGTTCCATGGCCAAGATATCTCGCAGTATCTCTGTTGGGGAGAACCTGGGCCTGGTGGCTGAACCTCGAACTCATGCCCCCATCCGAGTCTCACCACTCAGCAAGCTGGCCCTGCCCAGCCGGGCTCACCTGGTCCTGGACATCCCCAAACCACTGCCTGACCGTCCTACCCTGGCTGCATTCTCTCCTGTCACCAAAGGCCGGGCCCCTGGCGAGGCAGAAAAGCCTGGCTTCCCGGTGGGCCTAGGAAAAGCTCACAGTACAACTGAGAGATGGGCCTGTTTGGGGGAGGGCACCACTCCCAAGCCTAGGACAGAGTGCCAGGCTCATCCTGGGCCCagcagcccctgtgcccagcaacTGCCAGTCAGCAGCCTCTTCCAAGGCCCTGAAAACttgcagcccccaccccctgagAAGACTCCCAACCCCATGGGATGCACCAAGCCAGGGGCAGCCCTGAGCCAGGACTCAG GTCCGTAA